In Delphinus delphis chromosome X, mDelDel1.2, whole genome shotgun sequence, the DNA window ATCTGCTCCATTTCAGTTGTAGGGAATATTCTTAACAAACACTCACCCAGTGTGTTCAGCAGCAATCAGGCCATTAATGATGATGTAGAAGTTTATTAGAACATGAAGAGAAGAATTACCTACAAGTAATTCCGGAGTGCTGGCTACCAGGAGCCAAAAGCCTCATAGGCAGAAATTCATTGAATAGCATGCATTTATTATATGTTGGCTGCCAGAAGTTTAAGCACTTGAGCTCAGACTTGCTATTAAACCCTCCCCAGCATGCGGGCCACCCACCAGTTGCAAGGCATGATGACACGACAGATAACCCGCCCTCCTTGGTAGCAGTATGGATACGGGTAGTAACCTAGTAAAGGTTCACAGACGCGGCGGCAGTAGCGGTTGCCTCGACGGCAGTAAATACAACAATAACCTCTCTCATCCAGCATGGGGTCGAATTCTATTCCATTTTCAGTCTGAAAGAAGAAGAAGCCAGTGTTGGAGGGGGCAGGTTCACTAGGAAGAGGTCTGCCAAGCAGGGGAGGAGTATAAGACTATAGGAGTTGGGGACTGGTGAGCAATTAAGTTCCTGAGCCTGGTCTTGGAGATACATCAGTGGATTAGATcaagattgattttatttttttcaattaacaaaattttagaacaactttattgaggtatagttgatttacaatgttgtgttaatttttgctatacagcaaagtgattcagttatacatatattctttttcatattcctttccattattgtATATTACAGGAGATTGACAAGATTGATTTTGAATGAGTCTTCTAGGGATTCCaagcttcttaaatatttttttcttaaaacaatgaCCATTATCCTTTCAGTGACTTTGATCTGAGGGGTAGTGAGTTTTGTGAAGGCTCTTTGTTTTTCCCCTAACAAGAAAAACGTGAACAGAACTCACATAGTCATTGATTGGGAGTTCTTCCTCGCTTGCTGCTTGTCTGGTGTGACGGGTCTTCACCTTCACTTGAGGGACCACCCACTGTTCATTTTGTTCAATGCCTTTTTTTTCATTGGTAGGAAAGTGAAGGTCTTCACCATCCTCCTCAAAGTCTTGTAGCTCTGAAACTAAGGTAATAAACACAAAGTTGTGACACAACTGCTTTGCTTGGGGAACTAGCATTTGGGGATAGAGATTTTCATTGTGTCTTCTCACTGCCATCATTTAGGCATGAATGAACCACTTTTCCAAGCTCCTGCAGCTGATATCTTACGGAGATCTTCCAAAAGAAATTTGACCATTCCCATGTACATAGACTTCTTTGCTCATTTGGCATCACTTACTGCTTTGCCTTATTAgcatattaaattaaaaactgaggGCAGGGGACTTTGGTGTCTCCTACAATGATTTTACCcatggcaggtgctcagtaaatatttttttggttGCCTGGTTTGATTCAGTGCCCTCTGTCCTCCTTCCTCATCCCTTCTCTTTCCtgtcttaaaaaattttaaacttggtATTTAGAAATTAtcttagatttacagaagagttgcaaagatagtacagagtttctGTATACCTTTCACCCAATTTCCCCTAATGTTAGCATCTTACATAACCACGGTACAatgatcaaaactaagaaattagcaTTGGTACAATACaattaactaaactacagactttattcagatttcatcatGATTTCCACTACGTCCTTTAGGAGAAGAATGTTGAAGCAGAAGTTGTAGTAATTGCActtagttgctttttttttgctggttgtgtctttgttgctgcgagtgggctttctctagttgtggggagcgggggctactcttccttgcagtgcgtgggcttctcattgcggtggcttctcttgttgaggagcacgggctctaggtgcatgagcttcagtagttgcagcactagggctcagtagctgtggctcgcgggcttagttgctccgtggcatgtgggatcttcctggaccagggatcgaacccgtgtcccctgcattgtcaggcggattcttaaccactgcaccaccagtgaagtccctagtTGCCTTTTTTTAAGGCCAAAGAGTACCAATAGATGCCCGCATTGGTTAGAGCATTCTCTCTTGGGAAGTGTAGTAATCTATGCTGTCCAGAATGAAGGAGGCCAAATTCTATACTAGGTGGGCAGAATAAGATGTCCAGGGACTTTGCCCTCTCTATGGGCTGACTGGAAGTTGAGAGCTGGAGTCTTTTACTCTGGCCCTTTAGCACCCAATTACTTTTATACTGGTTCCTAAAATAGCCACAGAGAAATTTGTATTGCAGTGACTGTCCTATCATCCGGGGAGGATGCCACCATTTGACATAGAAAATCCTTCTTGAGACAACAGAgcattgttttggctcttctctCCTCTGTTCTTGGGTTGGGTACACAGTGGTTTGAGCCATAGTCTGGTAGCCCGACTGCAATGAATATAGATgtgcagagagagacagattaGCTTTTCACTATCACTACTCACATTAAGGTGGCGTTACCTTTGCTGGGATATTTAAAAGCCTGTCAGCATTAATTTATCTGATTTATAACTTGGCTGTGAAAAATTCCCTCCTCACTGGCAGTCAGCATATACAGTTTCATGTAAGAAGATATAAGCTGATCATTTGTTTTCCTAGAAGTGTAGTCTCTGAATGCTGGAAATGTTACTGACTTTGGaaaacagaggaggaggaggagaaggagaccaTACCTGCTATTAGAGTGGGATTGATCCAATACATGGTCACGTTATCACAAATCTCCagaattttggaatttttgagAAAGTCTCGGTTTTCAATAGGCTTTTCTGCTGGGACCCAAATCACTGACTGTTCAAAGAAAGTTGTGGTAATTTCTTCATTCTGAGAGAAGAAAGTAGTTCAGGGTGGGGATAGgcagagaaattaataaaatgagtgAGACATTATGGGATCCTGGAAAATACCATATTTCGAGTCTGAATAATAATTCCAGTCCCAGAGCTCCCAGTGAAGTAGGTGCCCTTGGGAGAGTTAACAACtggtccctccctctcccatctaACAGTAGGGCTGCTCACTGAAACAGGAGCCTTCTCGGCTACCATTTCCCTTAAAGTCAGGAAGGCTTTCCATCATTTTCTGGGCCTCCCACTGGGCCATGTATGTTTTAATTGGGGCTTCTGGAACCCTGAGTgatttacatttgttttctttcttttaaatggttGTTGTGAGTGCCCGCCTTGTTTTAGGTTTACGACTAGGATTGCAAGCTGAATTTGATCTCAAGCTGAAAAACACTCCTATAATCCAAATTGGTGAAATCACTTAAGTAGCAACA includes these proteins:
- the TNMD gene encoding tenomodulin; amino-acid sequence: MAKNPPENCEDCHILNAEASKSKKICKSLKICGLVFGILALTLIVLFWGSKHFWPETPKKTYDMEHTFYSNGEKKKIYMEIDPVTRTEIFRSGNGTDETLEVHDFKNGYTGIYFVGLQKCFIKTQIKVIPEFSEPEEEIDENEEITTTFFEQSVIWVPAEKPIENRDFLKNSKILEICDNVTMYWINPTLIAVSELQDFEEDGEDLHFPTNEKKGIEQNEQWVVPQVKVKTRHTRQAASEEELPINDYTENGIEFDPMLDERGYCCIYCRRGNRYCRRVCEPLLGYYPYPYCYQGGRVICRVIMPCNWWVARMLGRV